The genomic interval GGGATTGTCAAAATGGCAGGCTGGATTGTCGCCAATGCGAGCGGTCACGCCACCTCGGCTTTGTCGCGCGCTTCCTCGAGTTCGTTGCGCTTGCGATGGCGGATCGAGGACCAGAGCGAGACCAGGATGAAGGCCAGCCCCGACAGGCCGGTGAACCATTCCGGAATTTCGTAGTGGACGCTGGCGAACATGATCAGCGCCAGGATGCCGATCGCGTAGTGGGCGCCGTGCTCGAGGTAGACGAATTCCTGCAGCGTGCCCTTGTAGACCAGGAACACGGTCAGCGAGCGCACGAACATGGCGCCGATCGCCAGGCCGAGCATGATGATGACGACGTCATTGGTAATGGCAAAGGCGCCGATCACGCCGTCGAAACTGAAGGAGGCGTCCAGCACTTCCAGGTAGAGGAAGCCGCCGATGCTGCCCTGGGAAATCATCTTGCCGATCGTCGGGTCTTCCTCTTCTTCTTCCAGCAGGCTGCTGATCCAGTCCACTCCGACGTAGACCAGCACGCCGACCACGCCGGAGATCAGCACGGCCAGCTTGCGCTCCTCGGGCATCAGGCTCATCGCGAAGAACACGGCCAGCAAGGTCAGCAGGATGGCCAGGCCCTCGGAGCCGTACTTGCCCACCTTTTCCTCGATCCAGCCGAGCCAGTGCAGCTCCTTTTCGCTGTCGAACAGGAAGTTCAGGAACACCAGCATCAGGAAGGCGCCGCCAAAGGCCGACACTTCCGCGTGGTGCTCGGTGAGGTGGCGCGAGTATTCCTGCGGCGTATCGATGGCCATGTGCCAGACGTCGATCAGGCCGAGGCCGGTAGCGACCGAGACGATCACCAGCGGGAACAGCAGGCGCATGCCGAAGACCGCGACCAGGATGCCGACGGTGAGGAAGAGCTTGCGCCAGAACTCGTTCCAGTGGCGTAGCACCGAGGCGTTGACGACCGCATTGTCGAAGGAGAGCGAGACCTCGAGCACGCCCAGCACCGCCGTGATCCACAAGGCCTGGATCAGGCCCGCCGTGCCGCCGTGCTGGAAGCCCCACCATCCCGCCAGGCCCATCAGCAGGACAGTGACCGCAATGGACAGCTTGAAGTGACGCATGCTTACCCCTTTGATTCCGATATTGGTTGAAATGCCACAGTTCCGTGGCATCTTAACCGTTAGATGCAGGGGAGCGGCGCAGCGCAGGTCGCCGCATGGGGTGGCTTCTGCGATAATGCCGCGCGGAATTACGCTACGCGGACCACCACTGCCCGGATCACCGCTGCTGAACCACTTAAGGAACCCCATGGACTTTGCTTATCTCGTCACGCCGGTACTGACCTGGATGGTCGTCGGCCCCATCAAATTCTTGATCAACAGTGTGCGCCAGCGGCGCTGGGCCTTCAACCTGGTCGGGAATGGCGGCTTTCCGAGCAACCATAGCTCGGTAGTCACGAGCATGGCGACGCTGATCGCACTGCGCCATGGCATCGATCACCCGGCCTTCGGCGTGGCGGTCACGCTCGCCTTCATCGTGATGATCGACGCCAACAGCCTGCGCCAGCACGTCGGCCGCCAGGCTGCCGCCATCAACCGTTTGGCCGCCGGCGCGGCCGGCCACACGACCCTGCGCGAGCGCATGGGCCATACCCTGGTCGAGATCTGCGGCGGCATCGCCACCGGTATCGGCATGGGTTTCCTTATTTATAAGGTTTTTGGCGGCTGATGCGCTGGCTGGGCGGGCAAACCCTGCCCGCCGCGCCTGTCGCGCAAGGGTATTCGCGCTCCCGCGCATGCAGTTCATCGCGCAAATACGCAGTTCATCCATACAAAACCACAACGGGCGGGATCCTCAATTGACTGGTGGGATCGCCTCCGGGATACTGCGCGCTGGCGCTTTTCATTCTCATTCTAATAAGGGCGCCCCGACAAGCCTGCGAGCTGTCCGGGGCCCCAACCATCATCAGAGTCCAACTCGGAGATCCACCATGCTGCGCAACACTCTACTCGTCCTTGCCATCGCGTCGGCCCTGGCCGCCTGCAGCAAGGAGGCGAAGGACCCGGCCAAGCCAGGCCCGAACGCCACCGCCCAGGCCAACCAGAAGGACAGCAAGCCCAGCCATGTGACGGTGGGGCCGGAAGACCTGCTGACGGTGCAGAGCGATGCGCTGGCATCCGGCCCCGTGATCACCGGTTCGGTCCAGCCCGAACGCCGCGCCGACCTGCGCGCCGAAGTCTCCGCCGTCGTGTTGCAGGTGCTTAAGGACAACGGCGAGCCGGTGAAGCGCGGCGACCTGCTCGTGAAACTCGACGAAACGGCACTGCGCGACAGCCTGCTCTCGGCCGACGCCGCCGTACGCGCGGCCGGCCAGGCGCTGGACCAGGCGAACCGCCAGCTCGAGCGCCTGAAAACCCTGCGCGCCTCGGGCATGACGTCGGCCGCCGCTTTCGATGAGGCCGAAGTGCGCCGCAACAGCGCGCTGTCGGAAGTGTCGGCGGCGAAGAGCCGCGCCGCCGTGGCGCGCCAGCAGATCGCCCGCACCTCGGTGCGCGCGCCCTTCGACGGCATCGTCAGCGACCGCAAGGTTTCCAGCGGAGATACCGCCAACGTCGGCAAGGAACTGGTGAAGGTCATCGATCCGAACAGCATGCGCTTCGAAGGACGCGTCTCGACCGACAAGATTGCCAGCGTGAAGATCGGCCAGCCCGTCAAGTTCCATATCAATGGCTACGGCACCCAGCAGTTCAGTGGTGTCGTCAAGCGCATCGACCCTTCGGCCAACGCCGTCACCCGCCAGGTCGAAGTGCTGGTGGGCCTGACCGGCGAACAGCCGCGCGTGGCCGGCCTGTACGCGGAAGGGCGCATCGACGCCGAGAGCTCGAACGTGCTGATGCTGCCGGAAAGCGCCCTGGTGCGGGCCGGCGACAAGACCTCGACCTGGCGCGTGAAGGGCAACCAGCTCGCGAAGGTGGACGTCCAGCTCGGCAGCCGCGACACGCGCACCGGCAACTACGAGATCAAGTCGGGCCTGGCCGCTGGCGACACCGTGCTGCGCAGCCCGGGCTCGAACCTGAAGGATGGCCAGAAAGTGCAGTACACCAACGCAGCCAAGGTGGCCAGCGTCGCCGCGCCGCAGGCCAGCGGAGGAAAATAAGTCATGTTCCTCTCCAATTTCAGTGTCAAGAAGCCGGTCGCCACGATCGTGCTGATCCTGGCGATGATGTGCATGGGGCTCCTGGCCCTGTCGAAGCTGCGCGTCAACCAGAGTCCCGACGTCGAGATCCCGGTCATCGTGGTCAGCATTCCGTATCCGGGCGCCTCGCCCGAGACGGCCGAGCGCGAGATCATCGACCGCCTGGAAAAACAGATGCAGAGCGTGCAGGGCGTGACCGAGGTCGAGTCTTATGCGAACGAGGGCAGTGCCACCCTGGTGCTGCAGTTCGACTTCAAGCGCAACCTGATCGAAGCCTCGGACGACGTGCGCAACGCCATCTCGGCGGTGCGCTACAAGCTGCCCACCGAGATGCGCGAGCCGATCCTGCGCCGCGTCGACCCGTCGGCGCGGCCGATCATGCAGCTGGCCCTGTCCTCGAAGAAGCAGAGCCATTCCGAGATTTCGCGCCTGGCCGAGGATGACCTGGCCGACCGCTTCCGCGCCATCGACGGCGTCTCGACGGTCAACGTGAATGGCTCGCTGCGGCGCGAACTGTCGGTGCTGCTGCGTGCGGACAAGCTGCGCGAATACAACGTCTCGGTGACGGAAGTCGCCAACGCCCTGCGCAACCAGAACACCAATGCACCGGTCGGCAAGGTGCGCGGCGTGCTCGACGAGAAAGGCATCCGCCTGATCGGCCGCATCGAGCGTCCCGAGGACTTTTCGCAGATTGTCGTCAAGCGTAACGGCGACACCATCGTGCGCCTGAACCAGGTGGCCGAGATCAGCGACGGCTTCGCCGACATCGACAGCGCCTCGATCCATAGCGGCGCTCCCAACGTCGGCATCTCGATCGTGCGCTCGCGCGACGCCTCGACCGTGTCGATCGCCAAGCGCGTGCGCGAACTGACCGCCGAGATCAACAAGGAGCTGGCGGACGGCACCGTGCTGACCGTCACCCAGGACGGCGGCGAGGAAGCACAGAGCAGTTTGAACAACGTCATCGAATCGCTGGTCTTCGGCGCGGTGCTGACCGTGTTCGTGGTCTACGCCTTCCTCAACTCGTGGCGCTCGACGCTGATCACCGCGCTGTCGCTGCCGACCTCGGTGCTGGCGGCATTCATCGCCGTCTGGCTGTGCGGCTTTACGCTGAACTTCATGACCCTGCTCGGCCTGTCGCTCGCTATCGGCGTGCTGATCGACGATGCCATCGTGGTACGGGAAAACATCGTGCGCCACATGGAAAACGGTGCCGACCGCCGCAGCGCGGCCCTGAACGGTACCGCCGAGATCGGCATGGCGGTGGCCTCGACGACCTTCTCGATCATGGCCGTGTTCATCCCGGTGGCCTTCATGCCGGGCGTGGCCGGCGAATGGTTCCGTCCCTTCGCGCTGACCGTGACCTGCTCAGTGCTGGTGTCGCTGTTCATCTCCTTCACGCTCGACCCGATGCTGTCGGCCTACTGGGGCGACCCGCCAGGCCAGCACCATGCACCAAAAAAGGGCATTTCGCGCGTGCTGGGCCGCTTCAACGACTGGTTCGACCGCCAGGCCAGCCGCTACGGCAACGTGATTGCCTGGGCGCTGCACCATCGCCGCTGGATGGGCGTGATTGCCTTCCTCAGCCTGGTTGCCGCCATCGCGCTGCAATCGACCGTGGGCGGCACCAGCTTCCTGCCCAAAGGCGACGGCAACAAGATCATGATCGAGGTGCGTACCCCGGCTTCGTCGAGCCTGCGCTATGCGCGCCTGAAGATGGAGCAGGCGGCAAGGCTCGCCCACGACATGAAGGAAACGCGCGCCACCGACGTCGTGGTGCGACCGAATGGCGGCCAGGTCTATGTCGAAATCGGCAAGCGCAACACCCGTAACCGTACGGCGGCCGAGATCGGTGCCGACCTGCGTGCCAGGGTGGCCAGCCTGGTGGGCGCCGAGTACACGGTGATCGACGACCTGGGCGGTGGCGGCAAGCCGGTGCAGATCGAGTTCACCGGCGCCGACTCGCGCAAGCTGATGGAGCTGACCTCGCTCTACATGGAGAAGCTGCGCCAGGTGCCGGGCGCGGTGGACGTGACGCTGTCGCAGCAGGATCCGAAGAACGAGCTGCAGATCGAGCTCGACCGCGGCCTGGCGAACTCGATGGGCGTGTCGGTGGGCGACGCCGCCACCGCGCTGCGCGTGGACCTTTGCCGGCATCGAGGTGGGCGACTGGGTCGACCCGACCGGCGAGACGCGCGACGTCGCGGTGCGCCTGCATCCGGACGACCGGGTCAACATCGAGAACATCGAGCGCCTGCCGATCGCGATTGCCGGCACCAATACCATGGTGCCGCTGGAGCAGATCGCCCGCATCAGCATGGGCAAGGGTCCATCGGAAATCCAGCACAAGGACGGCAAGCGCGTGATCACGGTCTCGGCCAATGTCCAGGGCCGCTCGAACGGCGAGGTCACGGCCGACGCGATGGCGCTGGCCAAGACCTTCGATTTCCCGCCAGGCTATGGCCTGGCCCTGGGCGGCGCCGGCAAGGACCAGCAGGAGCTGTTCCGCGAGATGACGATTGCGCTCCTGAGCGGCATCGGCCTGATGTACCTGATCCTGGTGATGCAGTTCGGTTCGTTCACGGCGCCGCTGGGCGTGATGCTGTCGCTGCCGCTGTCGCTGATCGGTGTGGTGCTGGCCCTCATCATCACCCGCGGCACCCTCAACCTGATGAGCTTTATCGGCATCATCATGCTGATGGGCCTGGTGGCGAAGAATGCGATCCTGCTGCTCGAGGCCGCCCGTACGCTGGAACACGAAGGCTATGACCGCGAAGAAGCGCTGATGAAGGCGGGGCGCCTGCGCCTGCGTCCGATCCTGATGACGACCTTTGCGCTGATCGCCGGCATGCTGCCGGTAGCGCTGGCCCTCGGTCCGGACGGCAAGTTCTACCAGCCGCTGGCGGTGGCCATCATCGGCGGCACGATCACCTCGACGCTGCTGACGCTGCTGGTGGTGCCGACCTTCTACGACAGCATCGAGTTCGCCCGCGAACGCATGGCGGTCAAGTTCCATCGCCGTGCCGAGCGCTGGACCGTGCTGCCGGCCTTCCTGATGACCTTCATCGAGGCCATCCTGACGCTGGTGCTGGTGCGCTTCGTGTACCGCATGATCGTCGGCGCCGGGCGCTTCGTCACCGGCCGTGGCCGCAAGCGCGGCGAGCCGGTGCCGCTGGTGAAGAAGCCACGCCGCGAGGCCGCCGAGAAGGTATGATTTCCCGCCGGTTCCGATAGAGAAAAAGCCCGCGCATGCGGGCTTTTTCCTGCTGCTTGCACAGTGGCCTGTCACGGAACACCCGTGCAGCGCCGCGCCCGTTGTGCGGGCAGCTGCGCGTGGGCGGGGCGGCACCTTCGCAGCTGTCTGGCGCATGCCTGCCGGGCTGGCAGTGCCTTTGCGCTTTCCAGGTCCGGGTGCGAGTCCGGCGCCGCCCTGGGGCATCAGTGATTGCCGCCTTCGTGTCCTGCACCCGGCTTGGTCGAGGCAGGACCGGTGCCGGTGGTGTCGCCGGTGTGGCCGACGGTCTTGCTGCCGGGAGCCGAGGTGGCCTGGGTCGGGCTGCCGCCCGGATTGGCGCCGCCGGTGGTGCCGCCCTTGCCGTCGACGACAACCGCGCCGTCCACGCCGCTGGCGCCGCCGGATGCGCCAACGCTGTCCTGCTTGGTCGATTCCTCGTTGCCGACAGTGCGCGGCGTCACGTTGGTGTTGTACTCGGTCGACGAGAGGCCGGCATTGCCCGCGTTGCCGGTGCCGGCGACGGTGCCGTCGGCCGAGCTGTTACCGGCACCTGGCGTCCTGCTCGTCACCGCGGCGGCGTCGCCTTCGCCGCCGATACCCGCGTCTTTCTGTTTGCAGCCACCCAGCAGGGCAGCCAGCACGGCAGCGGTCACGACGAGGGTAGGGAAGGTGGATTTGGTGTTCATCATGATGTCCTTGTCTAATCGATGCTGCCGGCACGCCCTGGTTTTCGCATTGCAGGGCCGCACCGGCTCGGGGGCAGAAACTGCTGTGAAGTGCACAGTGTGCGGCGGACGCGCTCCAGCGTCGGTGCGGGCGCCAACGTTCGCGAGACGAAAGCGATGCGGGTGGATGTGCGCCGGCGGATCGGCAAGCCGGACGGGGCGGACGGAACACCAGAGCCTCGGCGCAGGTGGAGCGACGCAGCAGCGGAACAGCGGAACAGCGGAACAGCGGAACAGCGGAATAGCGGAACAGCGGAACAGCGGAACAGCGGAACAGCGGAACAGCGGAATAGCGGAATAGCGGAATAGCGGAATAGCGGAACAGCGGAACAGCGAAACAGTGGCACAGCGGAACGGCGGAACAGTGGAGCAGAGAGGCGGAAATAGGGGGCAGGCCAACAGGGGAGGCAAGCCGCAAGAGGACATGCAGCAATGCTGGACGCGGAGACGCCGAGACGCGGAGACGCGGAGACGCGAAGACGCGAAGACGCGGAGACTCAGTCCGGTGCGGTCTGGCCGAGCCAGCGAGAAAAGCCGGCAAGCCGGCGGAACAACGGCAGAGCCCGCGCTGAGCGGGCTCTGCTTGGTAGGCAGCGAAGACCGATTAGCGGCCGGTGCCCGAGGTGCCGGTGGTGCTGCCGGTGCCCGACGAGTCGGTGCTGCCGGTGGTGCCGCCAGAACCGGTGGTGCCGGTGGTGCCCGAGGTGCCGCTGGTGCCGGTGCCGCCGGTGGTGCCGGTAGCGCCAGTGCCGGTAGCGCCGGTGCCGGTTGCGCCGGTGCCGGTTGCGCCAGCGCCGGTGGTGTCGCCGGTGGTGCCGGTAGCGCCAGTGCCGGTGGTGCCGGTTGCGCCGGTGCCGGTGGTGTCACCGGTGGTGCCCATTGCGCCCGTGCCGGTCGCGCCGGTGCCGGTGGCGCCCGTGCCGGTATCACCCGTGGTGCCGGTGGTGCCGCTCGTGCCCGACGTCGAGCTCGGCGCGGTGGCCGAGGTGTCGCCGGCGCCGCCGGTGCCGGCGGTGTCGTTCTTCTTGCAAGCGCCCAGCATGGAAGCCAGCAGGGCAGCGGTCAGCAGAATTTTTGGTGCTTTGGTGATTGCGTTCATTGTTTAAACTCCTCGTTCACGTCTATCTTGTGCCGTAGTCTCCAGGTGAGGCGCTGGAGGGGTAACGGCGCCAGTTCGGTTACACCATGAATCTCTTCGGCACCTCGATCACATTGCCAAACGTCGGATTGCCGCTTGCGACGCCCGAGGTATCCCGACTGCCCGGGTACCGCGCTGCTTCTCCACGTAATCCTTCGCTCGCCAAGCGTGCCCGACGTGCCAGTACGGGTTCATTGGCCTAACCCTCAGGGAACCGACGCAACACGCGGCCCCGTTCAGTGCACGAATTCGACTGTGAAAATTAGACTGCCGTAACTACCGCCAGTTCGCCGAATTGTGCCCTTCTTGCTTTATTCCGCAGTACTGCTCGCGGACTTTGATACCAGTCAAACGGTTGCCCGTTCAACCGGCCCCCCGGCGTTAGCCGGATGGTCGTTACGGGAGGCGGAACCGATTGCGGGTGCGGCTTGCGCCTTCGCCCGCTATGCCTGTTCGACGCTCCTCCCTGTGCCGGCCCCGTGGCCGGCAATCGATTCGAGTAATGCGGGGATCTCGTCGGGGATCTCCCGCGCCAGGTAGCCCAGCACACCGAGCCGCGCGGCCAGGCGTTCGCCGGCGCGCGCATGCAGGGCGACGCCCCAGCAGGTGGCCTGGGCCAGGTCCGCACCACGTGCGGCCAGGCCGGCGATGATGCCGGCCGGGGTATCGCCCGAGCCGGAAATCGCCAGGCCGACATTCCCGCCTTCGTGCTGCCACATCTCGCCATCGGGCGCGGCGATCACGGTACGTGCGCCCTTGAGCGCGACCACCGCGTTCCACTTCACAGCCGCGTCCGCCGCGCGTGCGTCCGGGGCGGCGACGATCTCGGGCTTTGGCGTGCCGGTCAGGTGCGCCATTTCCCCGCAGTGCGGTGTGACGATCACTGGCTGTTCGAAGCGGAAGGCCTTGCCAGGGTCCCAGCCTTGCGGCGCATGCAGCAGCGTGCCCATGGCACAGGCATCGAGCACGACGACGGTGTCGCTGCCCTGCAGGCGGCCCAGCAGGCCGTGCACCAGCTCGGCAGCCGCCGCTTCATCCTGCATGCCGGGCCCGATCAGGACCGCGTCGACGCGGTCGGCCAATGGATCCAGGCGGGCGATGGCATCAAGCTGGAAGCCGCCGGCTTCGGTTTCGGCCAGGCCGATCACGCGCGCTTCCGGCATGGCCAGTGCCACCAGTTGGGCAACGCTGGCCCCGGTGGCGACCGTGAGCTTGCCGGCACCGGCGCGCAGGGCGGCAGTGGCGGCCAGGATCACGGCACCAGGCATTTCGCGCGAGCCGCCCAGCACCAGCACGTGGCCACGCTCTTCCTTGTCGCCGCCCACGCCGGGCATCGGCAGGGGCCAGGCTTGCAGGAGTTCCGTGGTGACGTCGTGCATGACCGCAGCGGTATGGATGGCATTCATGGAAGCTCCGCTCAGGCCTTCGCCGCCGTCGGGACATCCTTGTCGACCGTGACCGGCGTGCCGGTTGATTCCAGCGGCGCGACGAAGTTCACCAGGCGCACCACCAGCTTGCCGCGCTTGCCCTCGTCCGGATGGAAGGCATACGAGGTGACCGAGCAGTTCGGCACGTCGCCGGCGCGGTCGTAGGCGAGGATGCTGGCCTCGTCGAGGCGCTCGATCAGGTAGCGGAAGCAGTTGACGATGACCTGGTGGGCGACGATGAGCACGCGTTCCTGGCGGTAGTCGCGCGAGAGCGTGTCGAGCACGCTGCGCAGGCGCAGGATGACATCGCACCAGCTTTCGCCGCCGGGCGGGCGGAAATAGAATTTGCCGACGTGCTGGCGCTGCGCGTAGAGCTCGGGATACTTGTGGGCGATGCCGTGCGTGGTGAGGCGGTCGAGGATGCCGAATTCCTTTTCGCGCAGGCGCTCGTCGGCATGCACCGCCAGCAGCGACTCGCGTTCGAGGCGGCGCATCAGGATCTTGGCGGTTTCGGCCGCGCGCACATAAGGGGAGTGCAGCACGACATTGGGCCGCTCGCCCCGGGGCAGGGCGGCGAACCAGGAAGCGAGGGCCTCGGACTGGCGCACGCCCAGCTCGGACAGGGGCACGTCGACGTCGCGCTCGGCGATGTCGATCTCGTGCCCGGCCGCGGCTTCGGCGACGTCGCGTGCGACGTTACCGGCGCTTTGCCCGTGCCTGACCAGCCAGATTTCCTGTGGCCACTTCTGTTCCATTACCTGCCCGTCGTTGATGTTGACATGACATCATCATAGACGGATTCGTCAGCGGGTCCGCGCACGATTCCGCGCGCAAACAATCGCAGCCGGCAGGCGTTCAGGCGGCTTGTTCTTCCCCGTCCAGATTGGTTTCCGCGTCGCTATTAAACACCGCCATGTCGGTGGCGCCGAGGACGCGCGCCGTGATTGTGCCGGCCGTGATGGAGCCGCTGACATTGAGCGCGGTGCGGCCCATGTCGATCAGCGGCTCGATCGAGATCAGGAGTCCGGCCAGTGCCACCGGCAGGTCAAGCGCCGACAGTACGATCAGCGCAGCA from Massilia sp. Se16.2.3 carries:
- a CDS encoding DUF475 domain-containing protein; translated protein: MRHFKLSIAVTVLLMGLAGWWGFQHGGTAGLIQALWITAVLGVLEVSLSFDNAVVNASVLRHWNEFWRKLFLTVGILVAVFGMRLLFPLVIVSVATGLGLIDVWHMAIDTPQEYSRHLTEHHAEVSAFGGAFLMLVFLNFLFDSEKELHWLGWIEEKVGKYGSEGLAILLTLLAVFFAMSLMPEERKLAVLISGVVGVLVYVGVDWISSLLEEEEEDPTIGKMISQGSIGGFLYLEVLDASFSFDGVIGAFAITNDVVIIMLGLAIGAMFVRSLTVFLVYKGTLQEFVYLEHGAHYAIGILALIMFASVHYEIPEWFTGLSGLAFILVSLWSSIRHRKRNELEEARDKAEVA
- a CDS encoding divergent PAP2 family protein gives rise to the protein MDFAYLVTPVLTWMVVGPIKFLINSVRQRRWAFNLVGNGGFPSNHSSVVTSMATLIALRHGIDHPAFGVAVTLAFIVMIDANSLRQHVGRQAAAINRLAAGAAGHTTLRERMGHTLVEICGGIATGIGMGFLIYKVFGG
- a CDS encoding efflux RND transporter periplasmic adaptor subunit; this translates as MLRNTLLVLAIASALAACSKEAKDPAKPGPNATAQANQKDSKPSHVTVGPEDLLTVQSDALASGPVITGSVQPERRADLRAEVSAVVLQVLKDNGEPVKRGDLLVKLDETALRDSLLSADAAVRAAGQALDQANRQLERLKTLRASGMTSAAAFDEAEVRRNSALSEVSAAKSRAAVARQQIARTSVRAPFDGIVSDRKVSSGDTANVGKELVKVIDPNSMRFEGRVSTDKIASVKIGQPVKFHINGYGTQQFSGVVKRIDPSANAVTRQVEVLVGLTGEQPRVAGLYAEGRIDAESSNVLMLPESALVRAGDKTSTWRVKGNQLAKVDVQLGSRDTRTGNYEIKSGLAAGDTVLRSPGSNLKDGQKVQYTNAAKVASVAAPQASGGK
- a CDS encoding NAD(P)H-hydrate dehydratase, giving the protein MNAIHTAAVMHDVTTELLQAWPLPMPGVGGDKEERGHVLVLGGSREMPGAVILAATAALRAGAGKLTVATGASVAQLVALAMPEARVIGLAETEAGGFQLDAIARLDPLADRVDAVLIGPGMQDEAAAAELVHGLLGRLQGSDTVVVLDACAMGTLLHAPQGWDPGKAFRFEQPVIVTPHCGEMAHLTGTPKPEIVAAPDARAADAAVKWNAVVALKGARTVIAAPDGEMWQHEGGNVGLAISGSGDTPAGIIAGLAARGADLAQATCWGVALHARAGERLAARLGVLGYLAREIPDEIPALLESIAGHGAGTGRSVEQA
- a CDS encoding histidine phosphatase family protein, which encodes MEQKWPQEIWLVRHGQSAGNVARDVAEAAAGHEIDIAERDVDVPLSELGVRQSEALASWFAALPRGERPNVVLHSPYVRAAETAKILMRRLERESLLAVHADERLREKEFGILDRLTTHGIAHKYPELYAQRQHVGKFYFRPPGGESWCDVILRLRSVLDTLSRDYRQERVLIVAHQVIVNCFRYLIERLDEASILAYDRAGDVPNCSVTSYAFHPDEGKRGKLVVRLVNFVAPLESTGTPVTVDKDVPTAAKA